A single region of the Anomaloglossus baeobatrachus isolate aAnoBae1 chromosome 2, aAnoBae1.hap1, whole genome shotgun sequence genome encodes:
- the AHDC1 gene encoding transcription factor Gibbin isoform X2 has protein sequence MLPDVSATGLVPPSLENGDSPAEKCPPHSKETERGRRVTLVCRHPRSRDHKYSGRSLKQDRQENSTSIQLEHQEEDSRSQHTCGRSSKSFCHSSAGTAKLGVDGIIALLKSKCDNGRVNLQPVVRLMDIMKDLSQLSSDLRTSGVRLDYTPVSPPSDNEDVEPGLQYSFFSSQSLACGLRSPEEKPSESVDTKEPSPVSPNPDSSESASSNVLRELAALAWMEPQPTQSMQEGEQEDLDSQNWEDSATKNETRHINLNKEESSGDEEGYDRQEVEESGEEQEENKQEVESCEEQEQSKQSQGFRQEKKQAEESSCDEHEENKQEEESAEDQIDSKPEESSDEQEDELVKIIKENDEVKSEGEPSNAQTSMERNLTVKDEGRTENEDEGESSDEDSKVEQCRKRLEKYKEREAVIEPIMEEMPWMLPLFSATSETLRRTPFSTRGGHRFGYRGRRGDRPGRGRRRRPGRPRSSESLSRAYVMPPYHRTSEEPRAYRTHEQNSVFPIPSLNQKTSAVEVNQEQGPPQKPKRRGMRKMVVRIARIPMPMGRRTKTSYKVSSFSSTLSVEGGELIGGTGPGPTSLLKMKNNGRNVVMVFPPGELPIILKRRRGRPPKNLVLARDTPPMLPQPPPIEASLPPPPTPLPTPQVSEGEFVKKRRRRKQKLASPQPSYVADTNDSKSEYSDVLAKLAFLNRQSQGAGRTSPPRCWTPTLPDSVHQAPETHNISQFLHRVQGYRRRGGRGGGPGRRGACNSHNAELSRCSFTDFFEGIGKKKSKPRPVDPLKPRKRRQPKPEPDPNAKPKRKRRSRKNGALLGEMGGDPGLGYQGMSDWGSEGKGGPWMTQLSHGQSSGRHCNYQGPEHRGFSSLHSGSPSRPGYYTGTGSSLSQAESGGQDHHGLFTGYFRSLLDSDDSSDLVDFASAAQRQEARKSASAFSGSSASPNPRALQPFSNSRGAKSGTQESVYQSSTTARQPFPPNRGNANFGSLSQQECRGSDAFQKLLSRSPNSQNAGGFGQFAGFSGSSVQNLSSHGIFAPNKQYPVPPDCLGNKDCSFSFSGGGNSLPSSPGSAHSSTGFSQQQQLSAAGTATNTAKTPFFSTSELPPFPPLRSESRSSTSSPAGYIMPKVSGPMFPSENNRNFTGSVGAGQWGFRQGYGHSDWGNESFGQLYGPGFDCHMTESNVILDISNYTPQKAKQNTDNMSESSSDSTQYTQPSAGYRRANSEASSSEGQSSLSSLEKLMMDWNDTSSAPGYSWNQTVLFHQSAKPGRGRRKKAEIFEQSHQQHHHLGFSSSSPSSSSSSAAAPPAGFPTKRGGGPRGPRGGRGGSCAASKKERGSGKAKFSPKPPAPQPSSSVSSLFQDTSDLGLDCYSGDSSMSPLPSHSRAYGVGEREPTCDFAGPYSMNPSTPSDGTFGFQSDSPGLGPPSTELDPGKHFPHLPTVGNTSTGAPHPPPPPPPPGLGYDHPLQDSPFSPNCSPTLELRPGEGRKLVPPPHSSCDPLKHSLPPHLPSCREQLTPQSSTHHRYDPPSCKNAGYWYPPRSPPYDGKGGLLSDFMGRRGEGVSCLSPHIPSPKRDKETLEMVRGHHRPSYPCPLLNDITHSPVQRDSLVQLQDSYRYPAFPPQGPPVLSPPNLKGGFLGPENIPEDNFTVTSL, from the exons ATGTCAGTGCTACTGGCCTTGTCCCTCCTAGCTTGGAAAATGGAGATAGCCCTGCCGAAAAGTGTCCTCCACATTCAAAGGAGACCGAGAGGGGTCGCAGAGTGACCCTAGTCTGTAGACACCCTCGTTCAAG AGACCACAAGTACAGCGGGAGAAGTTTAAAGCAAGACAGGCAAGAAA ATTCTACGTCTATCCAACTTGAACACCAAGAAGAAGATAGCCGATCTCAGCATACTTGTGGCCGTTCAAGCAAATCCTTTTGTCATTCATCTGCGGGAACTGCAAAGCTAGGTGTTGATGGAATCATTGCTCTACTTAAAAGCAAATGTGACAATGGTCGTGTCAATCTACAGCCAGTTGTTCGTTTGATGGATATTATGAAGGACCTTAGCCAACTTTCCAGTGACCTACGAACCAGTGGTGTTCGTCTTGATTATACTCCTGTTAGCCCTCCATCAGATAACGAAGATGTAGAGCCAGGATTACAGTACAGCTTCTTTTCTTCTCAGAGCCTTGCATGTGGACTGCGGAGCCCAGAAGAAAAGCCATCAGAATCAGTTGATACTAAGGAACCAAGCCCTGTATCACCCAACCCAGACTCAAGTGAATCTGCCAGTTCCAATGTTCTTAGAGAGTTAGCAGCTCTTGCTTGGATGGAGCCACAACCAACACAAAGTATGCAGGAAGGGGAACAGGAAGACTTAGACAGTCAAAATTGGGAGGACAGTGCAACTAAAAATGAAACTAGGCACATAAATTTAAATAAAGAGGAGTCATCAGGGGATGAGGAGGGCTATGATAGGCAAGAAGTTGAGGAATCTGGGGAAGAGCAAGAAGAAAATAAACAGGAAGTGGAGTCTTGTGAAGAGCAAGAACAAAGTAAGCAATCACAGGGTTTTAGACAAGAGAAAAAACAAGCAGAGGAATCATCATGTGATGAACACGAAGAAAATAAACAGGAAGAGGAATCAGCGGAGGATCAGATTGATAGTAAACCAGAAGAATCATCAGATGAGCAGGAAGATGAATTAgtaaaaataataaaggaaaacgATGAGGTAAAATCTGAGGGGGAGCCAAGTAATGCACAAACGAGTATGGAAAGAAATTTAACTGTTAAAGATGAAGGGAGGACAGAGAATGAGGATGAAGGGGAGTCATCAGATGAGGACAGTAAAGTAGAGCAGTGTAGAAAAAGGTTGGAGAAATATAAAGAGAGGGAAGCTGTGATAGAGCCAATAATGGAAGAAATGCCCTGGATGCTACCTCTTTTTTCTGCAACATCAGAAACCCTCAGACGAACCCCTTTTTCTACTCGTGGAGGCCACAGATTTGGTTACAGAGGCCGCAGGGGGGATAGACCTGGCAGAGGCCGGAGAAGACGACCTGGAAGGCCTCGATCTTCTGAAAGCCTTTCTCGTGCATATGTTATGCCCCCTTACCACCGAACATCAGAAGAGCCTAGAGCATATCGAACTCATGAACAAAACTCTGTATTTCCAATTCCTTCTCTTAATCAGAAAACCTCTGCTGTTGAAGTgaatcaggagcagggcccaccGCAAAAACCAAAACGCAGAGGTATGCGCAAGATGGTGGTGCGTATTGCCAGAATCCCAATGCCCATGGGAAGGAGAACTAAAACAAGCTATAAAGTATCTTCATTTAGTAGTACTCTTAGTGTTGAAGGAGGTGAACTGATTGGTGGTACAGGCCCTGGTCCCACATCCCTTCTAAAGATGAAAAACAATGGACGAAATGTTGTAATGGTTTTCCCACCTGGTGAACTTCCAATTATCCTTAAAAGAAGAAGAGGACGACCACCCAAAAACCTGGTCCTGGCTAGAGACACCCCACCAATGTTGCCTCAGCCCCCACCTATTGAAGCATCTTTACCACCTCCGCCAACTCCCCTGCCAACCCCACAAGTTTCTGAAGGAGAATTTGTGAAAAAGAGAAGGAGAAGAAAGCAAAAATTGGCATCTCCTCAACCTTCTTATGTAGCTGACACCAATGACAGCAAGTCTGAATACAGTGATGTTCTGGCAAAGCTTGCTTTTCTGAACCGTCAGAGTCAAGGAGCTGGACGGACTTCTCCACCTCGATGTTGGACACCAACGCTGCCTGATTCCGTACACCAGGCCCCTGAAACTCATAATATCTCACAATTTCTACACAGAGTTCAGGGTTACCGGAGAAGAGGTGGACGTGGTGGAGGGCCTGGCCGACGTGGTGCATGCAATAGTCATAATGCAGAACTGTCTCGCTGTTCATTTACTGACTTTTTTGAAGGGATTGGAAAGAAAAAATCTAAGCCAAGACCTGTTGACCCTTTAAAACCAAGAAAACGTAGACAGCCAAAGCCAGAACCAGATCCTAATGCCAAGCCTAAACGCAAGAGAAGATCTAGAAAAAATGGTGCTTTGCTTGGTGAAATGGGTGGAGATCCTGGTCTAGGATATCAAGGCATGTCCGACTGGGGAAGCGAAGGGAAAGGTGGGCCATGGATGACACAGCTATCCCATGGTCAGTCAAGTGGCAGACACTGTAATTACCAAGGACCTGAGCACAGAGGCTTTTCTTCCTTGCATAGTGGATCACCCTCCCGTCCAGGTTATTATACTGGAACAGGCTCTTCTTTGTCTCAGGCTGAAAGTGGAGGACAAGATCATCATGGGCTTTTTACAGGCTATTTCAGATCTCTGCTGGATTCGGACGATTCGTCAGATCTTGTGGATTTTGCTTCTGCTGCTCAGAGACAGGAAGCAAGAAAATCTGCATCTGCATTTTCTGGGTCATCAGCCTCTCCAAACCCAAGGGCACTCCAGCCCTTTTCCAATTCCCGGGGTGCAAAATCTGGTACCCAAGAATCAGTATACCAAAGTTCAACAACTGCCAGGCAACCTTTCCCTCCAAACCGTGGAAATGCAAATTTTGGCTCACTTTCCCAACAAGAATGCCGTGGTTCAGATGCCTTTCAAAAGCTGCTGTCACGCTCTCCCAACTCCCAAAATGCTGGCGGCTTTGGCCAATTTGCAGGCTTTTCTGGTTCAAGTGTACAGAATTTGTCTAGCCATGGTATATTTGCACCAAACAAGCAGTATCCAGTTCCTCCTGACTGTTTAGGTAACAAGGACTGCAGCTTTTCCTTTAGTGGTGGAGGCAATAGCCTTCCTTCATCACCAGGCAGTGCCCATAGTAGCACAGGTTTCAGCCAGCAACAACaattatcagcagcagggacagctACAAACACTGCTAAAACTCCCTTTTTCAGCACATCGGAGTTACCACCATTCCCACCTCTTAGAAGTGAAAGTCGTTCAAGCACCTCTTCACCAGCTGGGTATATAATGCCCAAAGTCTCTGGTCCAATGTTTCCTAGTGAGAATAATCGCAACTTTACTGGGTCGGTAGGTGCTGGTCAGTGGGGATTTCGACAAGGTTACGGCCACTCTGATTGGGGTAATGAGAGCTTTGGTCAGCTTTATGGCCCAGGATTTGATTGCCATATGACAGAATCCAATGTTATCTTGGACATTAGTAATTATACGCCACAGAAGGCCAAGCAAAATACGGACAACATGTCAGAATCCTCCTCTGacagcacacagtacacacagCCTAGTGCTGGTTATCGTAGGGCCAACAGTGAAGCCTCTTCCAGTGAAGGTCAGTCAAGTCTCTCCAGCCTTGAAAAGCTAATGATGGACTGGAATGACACCTCTTCTGCACCAGGATACAGTTGGAACCAGACTGTCCTCTTTCATCAGTCTGCTAAACCTGGTAGAGGGCGCAGGAAGAAAGCAGAGATATTTGAACAATCACACCAACAACACCATCACCTAggcttctcatcatcctccccttCTTCTTCCTCATCATCAGCTGCTGCTCCACCAGCAGGTTTTCCAACTAAGAGAGGTGGTGGCCCCAGAGGTCCAAGAGGAGGACGAGGTGGTAGCTGTGCAGCCAGCAAGAAAGAGAGAGGTTCAGGCAAAGCCAAATTTTCACCCAAACCACCTGCTCCTCAACCTTCTTCCTCAGTCAGTTCCCTCTTTCAAGACACCTCTGACTTAGGACTGGACTGCTACAGTGGGGATAGCAGCATGTCCCCTCTGCCCTCCCACTCGCGGGCGTATGGGGTGGGTGAGAGGGAGCCTACATGTGACTTCGCTGGACCTTATTCCATGAACCCATCTACCCCTTCTGATGGCACATTTGGTTTCCAGAGTGACTCTCCTGGGCTGGGCCCTCCGTCTACAGAACTTGATCCTGGTAAACATTTTCCCCATCTCCCTACCGTTGGCAACACCAGTACTGGTGCACCTCATCCACCTCCGCCCCCACCACCACCTGGCTTGGGATATGATCACCCACTACAAGACTCTCCTTTTTCCCCTAATTGCTCACCTACTCTTGAACTACGGCCGGGAGAAGGAAGAAAGCTTGTGCCGCCTCCCCACTCATCTTGTGATCCCCTGAAACATAGCCTCCCTCCCCACTTGCCCTCTTGTAGGGAGCAGCTGACTCCCCAGTCATCAACACACCACCGTTATGACCCTCCCAGCTGCAAGAATGCTGGCTACTGGTACCCACCCCGCAGCCCCCCCTATGATGGAAAGGGTGGGTTACTTTCAGACTTCATGGGTAGGCGGGGAGAGGGAGTATCTTGTCTGAGTCCTCACATACCAAGCCCCAAAAGAGACAAAGAGACGCTGGAGATGGTAAGGGGCCACCATAGACCATCATACCCATGCCCTTTGCTCAACGATATTACCCATTCCCCGGTGCAAAGAGACTCATTGGTGCAGCTCCAGGATTCCTATCGTTACCCGGCCTTCCCTCCCCAGGGTCCTCCAGTTCTGTCACCCCCAAACCTGAAGGGTGGCTTCCTGGGACCCGAGAACATCCCAGAAGACAACTTCACAGTCACATCCCTTTAG
- the AHDC1 gene encoding transcription factor Gibbin isoform X1, with the protein MLSVPGPGSAMSAREQPEPAGSDVSATGLVPPSLENGDSPAEKCPPHSKETERGRRVTLVCRHPRSRDHKYSGRSLKQDRQENSTSIQLEHQEEDSRSQHTCGRSSKSFCHSSAGTAKLGVDGIIALLKSKCDNGRVNLQPVVRLMDIMKDLSQLSSDLRTSGVRLDYTPVSPPSDNEDVEPGLQYSFFSSQSLACGLRSPEEKPSESVDTKEPSPVSPNPDSSESASSNVLRELAALAWMEPQPTQSMQEGEQEDLDSQNWEDSATKNETRHINLNKEESSGDEEGYDRQEVEESGEEQEENKQEVESCEEQEQSKQSQGFRQEKKQAEESSCDEHEENKQEEESAEDQIDSKPEESSDEQEDELVKIIKENDEVKSEGEPSNAQTSMERNLTVKDEGRTENEDEGESSDEDSKVEQCRKRLEKYKEREAVIEPIMEEMPWMLPLFSATSETLRRTPFSTRGGHRFGYRGRRGDRPGRGRRRRPGRPRSSESLSRAYVMPPYHRTSEEPRAYRTHEQNSVFPIPSLNQKTSAVEVNQEQGPPQKPKRRGMRKMVVRIARIPMPMGRRTKTSYKVSSFSSTLSVEGGELIGGTGPGPTSLLKMKNNGRNVVMVFPPGELPIILKRRRGRPPKNLVLARDTPPMLPQPPPIEASLPPPPTPLPTPQVSEGEFVKKRRRRKQKLASPQPSYVADTNDSKSEYSDVLAKLAFLNRQSQGAGRTSPPRCWTPTLPDSVHQAPETHNISQFLHRVQGYRRRGGRGGGPGRRGACNSHNAELSRCSFTDFFEGIGKKKSKPRPVDPLKPRKRRQPKPEPDPNAKPKRKRRSRKNGALLGEMGGDPGLGYQGMSDWGSEGKGGPWMTQLSHGQSSGRHCNYQGPEHRGFSSLHSGSPSRPGYYTGTGSSLSQAESGGQDHHGLFTGYFRSLLDSDDSSDLVDFASAAQRQEARKSASAFSGSSASPNPRALQPFSNSRGAKSGTQESVYQSSTTARQPFPPNRGNANFGSLSQQECRGSDAFQKLLSRSPNSQNAGGFGQFAGFSGSSVQNLSSHGIFAPNKQYPVPPDCLGNKDCSFSFSGGGNSLPSSPGSAHSSTGFSQQQQLSAAGTATNTAKTPFFSTSELPPFPPLRSESRSSTSSPAGYIMPKVSGPMFPSENNRNFTGSVGAGQWGFRQGYGHSDWGNESFGQLYGPGFDCHMTESNVILDISNYTPQKAKQNTDNMSESSSDSTQYTQPSAGYRRANSEASSSEGQSSLSSLEKLMMDWNDTSSAPGYSWNQTVLFHQSAKPGRGRRKKAEIFEQSHQQHHHLGFSSSSPSSSSSSAAAPPAGFPTKRGGGPRGPRGGRGGSCAASKKERGSGKAKFSPKPPAPQPSSSVSSLFQDTSDLGLDCYSGDSSMSPLPSHSRAYGVGEREPTCDFAGPYSMNPSTPSDGTFGFQSDSPGLGPPSTELDPGKHFPHLPTVGNTSTGAPHPPPPPPPPGLGYDHPLQDSPFSPNCSPTLELRPGEGRKLVPPPHSSCDPLKHSLPPHLPSCREQLTPQSSTHHRYDPPSCKNAGYWYPPRSPPYDGKGGLLSDFMGRRGEGVSCLSPHIPSPKRDKETLEMVRGHHRPSYPCPLLNDITHSPVQRDSLVQLQDSYRYPAFPPQGPPVLSPPNLKGGFLGPENIPEDNFTVTSL; encoded by the exons ATGTCAGTGCTACTGGCCTTGTCCCTCCTAGCTTGGAAAATGGAGATAGCCCTGCCGAAAAGTGTCCTCCACATTCAAAGGAGACCGAGAGGGGTCGCAGAGTGACCCTAGTCTGTAGACACCCTCGTTCAAG AGACCACAAGTACAGCGGGAGAAGTTTAAAGCAAGACAGGCAAGAAA ATTCTACGTCTATCCAACTTGAACACCAAGAAGAAGATAGCCGATCTCAGCATACTTGTGGCCGTTCAAGCAAATCCTTTTGTCATTCATCTGCGGGAACTGCAAAGCTAGGTGTTGATGGAATCATTGCTCTACTTAAAAGCAAATGTGACAATGGTCGTGTCAATCTACAGCCAGTTGTTCGTTTGATGGATATTATGAAGGACCTTAGCCAACTTTCCAGTGACCTACGAACCAGTGGTGTTCGTCTTGATTATACTCCTGTTAGCCCTCCATCAGATAACGAAGATGTAGAGCCAGGATTACAGTACAGCTTCTTTTCTTCTCAGAGCCTTGCATGTGGACTGCGGAGCCCAGAAGAAAAGCCATCAGAATCAGTTGATACTAAGGAACCAAGCCCTGTATCACCCAACCCAGACTCAAGTGAATCTGCCAGTTCCAATGTTCTTAGAGAGTTAGCAGCTCTTGCTTGGATGGAGCCACAACCAACACAAAGTATGCAGGAAGGGGAACAGGAAGACTTAGACAGTCAAAATTGGGAGGACAGTGCAACTAAAAATGAAACTAGGCACATAAATTTAAATAAAGAGGAGTCATCAGGGGATGAGGAGGGCTATGATAGGCAAGAAGTTGAGGAATCTGGGGAAGAGCAAGAAGAAAATAAACAGGAAGTGGAGTCTTGTGAAGAGCAAGAACAAAGTAAGCAATCACAGGGTTTTAGACAAGAGAAAAAACAAGCAGAGGAATCATCATGTGATGAACACGAAGAAAATAAACAGGAAGAGGAATCAGCGGAGGATCAGATTGATAGTAAACCAGAAGAATCATCAGATGAGCAGGAAGATGAATTAgtaaaaataataaaggaaaacgATGAGGTAAAATCTGAGGGGGAGCCAAGTAATGCACAAACGAGTATGGAAAGAAATTTAACTGTTAAAGATGAAGGGAGGACAGAGAATGAGGATGAAGGGGAGTCATCAGATGAGGACAGTAAAGTAGAGCAGTGTAGAAAAAGGTTGGAGAAATATAAAGAGAGGGAAGCTGTGATAGAGCCAATAATGGAAGAAATGCCCTGGATGCTACCTCTTTTTTCTGCAACATCAGAAACCCTCAGACGAACCCCTTTTTCTACTCGTGGAGGCCACAGATTTGGTTACAGAGGCCGCAGGGGGGATAGACCTGGCAGAGGCCGGAGAAGACGACCTGGAAGGCCTCGATCTTCTGAAAGCCTTTCTCGTGCATATGTTATGCCCCCTTACCACCGAACATCAGAAGAGCCTAGAGCATATCGAACTCATGAACAAAACTCTGTATTTCCAATTCCTTCTCTTAATCAGAAAACCTCTGCTGTTGAAGTgaatcaggagcagggcccaccGCAAAAACCAAAACGCAGAGGTATGCGCAAGATGGTGGTGCGTATTGCCAGAATCCCAATGCCCATGGGAAGGAGAACTAAAACAAGCTATAAAGTATCTTCATTTAGTAGTACTCTTAGTGTTGAAGGAGGTGAACTGATTGGTGGTACAGGCCCTGGTCCCACATCCCTTCTAAAGATGAAAAACAATGGACGAAATGTTGTAATGGTTTTCCCACCTGGTGAACTTCCAATTATCCTTAAAAGAAGAAGAGGACGACCACCCAAAAACCTGGTCCTGGCTAGAGACACCCCACCAATGTTGCCTCAGCCCCCACCTATTGAAGCATCTTTACCACCTCCGCCAACTCCCCTGCCAACCCCACAAGTTTCTGAAGGAGAATTTGTGAAAAAGAGAAGGAGAAGAAAGCAAAAATTGGCATCTCCTCAACCTTCTTATGTAGCTGACACCAATGACAGCAAGTCTGAATACAGTGATGTTCTGGCAAAGCTTGCTTTTCTGAACCGTCAGAGTCAAGGAGCTGGACGGACTTCTCCACCTCGATGTTGGACACCAACGCTGCCTGATTCCGTACACCAGGCCCCTGAAACTCATAATATCTCACAATTTCTACACAGAGTTCAGGGTTACCGGAGAAGAGGTGGACGTGGTGGAGGGCCTGGCCGACGTGGTGCATGCAATAGTCATAATGCAGAACTGTCTCGCTGTTCATTTACTGACTTTTTTGAAGGGATTGGAAAGAAAAAATCTAAGCCAAGACCTGTTGACCCTTTAAAACCAAGAAAACGTAGACAGCCAAAGCCAGAACCAGATCCTAATGCCAAGCCTAAACGCAAGAGAAGATCTAGAAAAAATGGTGCTTTGCTTGGTGAAATGGGTGGAGATCCTGGTCTAGGATATCAAGGCATGTCCGACTGGGGAAGCGAAGGGAAAGGTGGGCCATGGATGACACAGCTATCCCATGGTCAGTCAAGTGGCAGACACTGTAATTACCAAGGACCTGAGCACAGAGGCTTTTCTTCCTTGCATAGTGGATCACCCTCCCGTCCAGGTTATTATACTGGAACAGGCTCTTCTTTGTCTCAGGCTGAAAGTGGAGGACAAGATCATCATGGGCTTTTTACAGGCTATTTCAGATCTCTGCTGGATTCGGACGATTCGTCAGATCTTGTGGATTTTGCTTCTGCTGCTCAGAGACAGGAAGCAAGAAAATCTGCATCTGCATTTTCTGGGTCATCAGCCTCTCCAAACCCAAGGGCACTCCAGCCCTTTTCCAATTCCCGGGGTGCAAAATCTGGTACCCAAGAATCAGTATACCAAAGTTCAACAACTGCCAGGCAACCTTTCCCTCCAAACCGTGGAAATGCAAATTTTGGCTCACTTTCCCAACAAGAATGCCGTGGTTCAGATGCCTTTCAAAAGCTGCTGTCACGCTCTCCCAACTCCCAAAATGCTGGCGGCTTTGGCCAATTTGCAGGCTTTTCTGGTTCAAGTGTACAGAATTTGTCTAGCCATGGTATATTTGCACCAAACAAGCAGTATCCAGTTCCTCCTGACTGTTTAGGTAACAAGGACTGCAGCTTTTCCTTTAGTGGTGGAGGCAATAGCCTTCCTTCATCACCAGGCAGTGCCCATAGTAGCACAGGTTTCAGCCAGCAACAACaattatcagcagcagggacagctACAAACACTGCTAAAACTCCCTTTTTCAGCACATCGGAGTTACCACCATTCCCACCTCTTAGAAGTGAAAGTCGTTCAAGCACCTCTTCACCAGCTGGGTATATAATGCCCAAAGTCTCTGGTCCAATGTTTCCTAGTGAGAATAATCGCAACTTTACTGGGTCGGTAGGTGCTGGTCAGTGGGGATTTCGACAAGGTTACGGCCACTCTGATTGGGGTAATGAGAGCTTTGGTCAGCTTTATGGCCCAGGATTTGATTGCCATATGACAGAATCCAATGTTATCTTGGACATTAGTAATTATACGCCACAGAAGGCCAAGCAAAATACGGACAACATGTCAGAATCCTCCTCTGacagcacacagtacacacagCCTAGTGCTGGTTATCGTAGGGCCAACAGTGAAGCCTCTTCCAGTGAAGGTCAGTCAAGTCTCTCCAGCCTTGAAAAGCTAATGATGGACTGGAATGACACCTCTTCTGCACCAGGATACAGTTGGAACCAGACTGTCCTCTTTCATCAGTCTGCTAAACCTGGTAGAGGGCGCAGGAAGAAAGCAGAGATATTTGAACAATCACACCAACAACACCATCACCTAggcttctcatcatcctccccttCTTCTTCCTCATCATCAGCTGCTGCTCCACCAGCAGGTTTTCCAACTAAGAGAGGTGGTGGCCCCAGAGGTCCAAGAGGAGGACGAGGTGGTAGCTGTGCAGCCAGCAAGAAAGAGAGAGGTTCAGGCAAAGCCAAATTTTCACCCAAACCACCTGCTCCTCAACCTTCTTCCTCAGTCAGTTCCCTCTTTCAAGACACCTCTGACTTAGGACTGGACTGCTACAGTGGGGATAGCAGCATGTCCCCTCTGCCCTCCCACTCGCGGGCGTATGGGGTGGGTGAGAGGGAGCCTACATGTGACTTCGCTGGACCTTATTCCATGAACCCATCTACCCCTTCTGATGGCACATTTGGTTTCCAGAGTGACTCTCCTGGGCTGGGCCCTCCGTCTACAGAACTTGATCCTGGTAAACATTTTCCCCATCTCCCTACCGTTGGCAACACCAGTACTGGTGCACCTCATCCACCTCCGCCCCCACCACCACCTGGCTTGGGATATGATCACCCACTACAAGACTCTCCTTTTTCCCCTAATTGCTCACCTACTCTTGAACTACGGCCGGGAGAAGGAAGAAAGCTTGTGCCGCCTCCCCACTCATCTTGTGATCCCCTGAAACATAGCCTCCCTCCCCACTTGCCCTCTTGTAGGGAGCAGCTGACTCCCCAGTCATCAACACACCACCGTTATGACCCTCCCAGCTGCAAGAATGCTGGCTACTGGTACCCACCCCGCAGCCCCCCCTATGATGGAAAGGGTGGGTTACTTTCAGACTTCATGGGTAGGCGGGGAGAGGGAGTATCTTGTCTGAGTCCTCACATACCAAGCCCCAAAAGAGACAAAGAGACGCTGGAGATGGTAAGGGGCCACCATAGACCATCATACCCATGCCCTTTGCTCAACGATATTACCCATTCCCCGGTGCAAAGAGACTCATTGGTGCAGCTCCAGGATTCCTATCGTTACCCGGCCTTCCCTCCCCAGGGTCCTCCAGTTCTGTCACCCCCAAACCTGAAGGGTGGCTTCCTGGGACCCGAGAACATCCCAGAAGACAACTTCACAGTCACATCCCTTTAG